The segment atactacataaaagtcacgaagtatgttaaacttgcaaaatttagtcttttggaagatttttgtgtgctatactacataaaagtcacgaagttcgttacacttgcatacattggtattttggaagattttcgtgtgttatactacataaaaaacaagaagttcattaaacttgcaaaatttggtattttgggagattttcatgTGCAATACTATATAAACATTACGAAGTTCTGTAGTATAGTAGGAGTTGTTATATTTAATAAAAGTCACGATGATATGTATGCAATGTTAATTTTAGAATGGTGCGAAAGTGCTAATATTTAATGAATTTATGAATAATTAAATGATCATCTTATAGAATAGGTTATTCATTAATGAGTTTTTTCAATATTtggattttgaaaaaattattgtGTGCATTTTTGTTGTATTATAAAATTCTCcaacaattttgttttttatataaaaagggggcatttaatagcacttttaagaaAGTGCTATAAAAAGTTGGGTCAATGATAGCGAGCTTTATAAAAATGCTATTAATTATATAGTTTATAATAGCGCTTTTTTAAGAAAAGGCTATTAAatcctattaaaaaaattgttgccATATCGCTCTTATTAGGATATGATAGCATTTTTAACGAAATGCTATTAATGCTTTTCCTTTTAATAATGCTTAAAAGCGCTATCATAAGTAGCTTACATATAATAGCAAGGGCTTTAATAGCGCGTACAAGcactattaaatatttaaaatagcgtTATTAAAAAAACTGGCATAGTGTTGGGAATGTTGAATGACTTTTAACGTATCAGGATATCACAATGGAAGTTTCTGCTCTAAGTGTTTCTGACCatgctcctaaaaagatatggttGAGGCAGCAACTTACTCAAATAAGATCTTTTttcaaattttggaattttgtaACACAAGACACATCCTATATGCAGATTGTGGATAGTAGTTGGCAGAATAATATTAGGGGGATTGCTATATACGAACTATGGATGAAGCTTAGAAGACTTCAACCCATCATTAAGCCTCTTAACAGGAAGTTCACATTTATTCAGGTCCAAATTCAGAGAGCTAGGAAATATCTCTTGCAAGCACAAGAATATCTTCAACCCCACTTTTTTGACAACTAGGCTATTGAACAAGTGAAGCATTATACACATCAAGTAGTTCAATTGAATCAGATTGAGGAATCTATTTTAATGCAAACGACAAAAATAAACTAGCTCAAGCTAGGGGACAATAATAATTCATATTTTCATGCATCAGTGAAAGAAAGGAATAAACATAAGGGGCTACATACCCTTGCATCCTTGGATGGGTCCTTGCTTAGTACTCAAGATTCCATTGAAAAAGAAATCCTTGATTTCTACACTATTTTGGTGGGGGCTAAGGTAGCTGAGTTAAAAGGAATCGATGTACCTGCTATCAGGTTAGGTAATAAACTGCCTTGGGAATACTAAAGCTCCAGGGATTTATGGCTTCAACTCTTTCTTCTTTAAATCCACTTGGCAAATAGTTAAAAAAGATGTTATTGAGGCTATCATGGAATTTTGTACTACTAGTAAAATGTATGTTGTTGTTAACTGCTCTCTTGTCACATTGATTTCCTTGTCATCTAATGCCTAAACTATTAAGGAATTGAGACCTATTCCTGCTACAGCATGATTTACAAAATTATCTTAAATATTCTCACAGCCAGATTGGGAGAAATGATTAATGAAGTTATTGTTGACAGCCAATCAACTTTTGTTCCAGGAAAATTATTCATGATAATATCATGTTGTCTCAAGAATTGATAAGGGGCTACGGAAGGACAAATAGTTCTCCAATGTGTATGATCCAGATGGACATCCAAAAGACATATGATACTATTGAATGACCTGCTCTATTCACATTATAGCTGAACTTAGTTTCCCTCAAACTTTTATAAATTGGATTTTGGCTTGTGTTATTATTGTCTTATATAGATTCTCTATTATTGATATGCCTCCTAGAATTTTAAATGCAAAAAGAGGTTTGAGGCAAGGTGATCCCATCTCACCTCTTCTGTCTGTTATGATTATGGAATATCTGCATAGAATGTTGCAAGGACTGGATTTGACTCCTAACGTCAACTTCCATTCAAAGTGTGATAAGGTGAAGATCACTAACCTATGCTTTGTTGATGATTTATTGATGTTTGTGAGAGGAGACCTAGATTTAATTAGGTTGATAATGGATAAGTTCAGATATTTTTCTGCTGCTACTGGGTTGAAAGTTAGTACTCCAAAAATCAAAATCTACTTTGGAGGTATAGATGAGGAGGTCTATCTACTTATTCAAAAGGAAACTGGTTTTGCTATCGGTACCCTGCCTTTTAAATACTTGGGGGTTCCACTGGCTAGCAGAAAGTTATCGATAGCTATTTGTGCTCCATTAATTGATAAGATGTTTGTGAGATTAAATCAATGGAGTaccactacaacaaataacactTTTAACCTCAGATACGAAATGCAATTTACCTCGGATAAAGTAGCGAGGTAATGAAGGGCGTCATAAAAATTTCCCACTTAACACCTCAGTGATTAAAAAATCGAGGGGTATAGTTATAtgcacatgggttcgaaccccagcaactgcacttttattatttttaaaactagtGTATCTTGTGTCTcggtttattcaaaaaattgagagatatgattattattaatattgttttaaagatgttacattgtttacccagaaaagataaaattaaaataaaagtcaaattccTTAAAGttcaagataaaaatcaaattccttcaaGATTtagactttagatctttgaattATTGAATCTTGGGAAAGATCTTCTGTTGGATCTTACATGCAATTGTTTCTGATGAAAAAAAAGGGTAAGATAACTAATATCAAAAATCAAATCATTTTCGATTCGAATAAGAAAATAAACCTTGAACCTAGGAAATTTTTTGCTCTTGTAATCCTTCATAGATATCTTTTCGAAGCGTCTTtaggtttcaagcgcttcatatgtttcatttagGTTTGATTTTCAATATTCAGTatgcttttataatggatgtcCCATATGTTTCATGCAGATCACTAATCGCAGCATCTTGAGCATTGATAATCATTAAATGGATGACAAAGATTTGTTAAGGTCGGTATATATAGTATAGAAAATAACGCTTAACTATCACCTTGGTCATGACAAATCACCAAGGTGAatgtgcattttattttatttttaattacattattttcacaaaatattaaaaatacattgtatgaaaCAAATCTTCCATGATATCAAGATTTAGATGCTAGGGGTCCCGAGCAAGATGCAAGAGACCTGTTTCCAGgacaaatgaattttttttattttctgcatttgcaATTCATCCAATAGATATGTTGTAGCGGTGGTAAATATCTCCTCTCTTTGGGGTGACTTCATATTATTAACGATTAGGGTAAAACCTGTTTAGCGagtgtttttatagtaaaatatgattattatacCCCTCGATTTAGCTATAAAACCGGGGCAAATTATCATATCCTTTAAATTATCACCTCAGTTTTGGATTAAAATTGAggtgaataattatttttttaaaaatagtatattatttacacaaaatattaagatAATTTTTTTACAACAAATCTTTTCAAAGGTTAAGCTCTCTTCTCTGTTTAAGTTCCAACTTCTAAAAGAATGATGCTTGAATGTCAGAACTTTGCattcaaattcaccattttttaGCAGTGTGTTTGTTTGAAGAGAGATAAGTACAGGAATGTCGTACTATTTCTTTGGTTGGACAGGTCAACAAATCTTTAAAGCAAGATTGATTTTCTAtacttgcatatatatatatatatatatatatatatatatatatatatatatatatatatatatatatatatatatatatatatatatatatcaattgagcaaaaatacaacaacaacaacatcaacaccattatgtgagatagattgcaagggcagaaaaacattgaagattttttctaTCTTGCAATCCATCTCAAAGAATGATGCATGTGAGTTTGAAACGGCTTCATATAAGTAAGGATTAGGTTAAATTCTGTTTGACGAGTGCTTTTATAATGAAATCTGATTATTTGATCTCTCAGTTATATCTAAAAACCGAAATATTAGTTcatttagtttacacttataaacaaataaaaacataaactacaaAAGTTAGAATTTGAAGCGTGTCCTGATTTATTTTTCCCCTTGGTTTTTAAAAAATGAGGGAATGTGTTATTTtaactattataaaaaaataaaacattacgCGCATATGCATAATACCTCGTTTTTTCTGACTGAGATAAAAGATTCgtcaaaaaatataatatttgtagTAGTGTATACTAGACTGCTTTCTTATACATGCAAATTCTAATTGGTGAAGAGTGTAATGTTTGCAATAGCTAACTACTGGATGAAGATATTTCCTCTTAAGTATTTCCATAGGAATAGATCTATAAAACATTAAagcataaaaaaacaaatttaaaaaattgagattgaatcatcTGTACGAGGTAATTCACTTTGCATCaataattcaaatttccaattttGTAGTAAAGAGATCACAAATGTTGAGATCACATAATATGTGGAAATTAGAAGTACACATACAAACGTGTTCAAGTGGAACCATTAAAGTTAAACTGCATATCATTGAAAAATATCTAAAACTGTGAAGAAGCTGAACTCATCATACAGAAATAATACTTCGAAAAATTAAAGTGTAGATGATCCAAGATTCTCTTCAAAATAAATAACTCCTTCATGCCACAATATTGAAAGAAACAAGTAAACTAACACTCGTAAGAGCTTGCATATACCATTACAAATATGTTGCTGCATATATTTCCCTCTATCCAAATATAAAAAATGAAGATTATTATTCCCTGCTTCCTTCCTATACTTAGATTATGATACATAATCATAATCTAGTATGCACCAGTCCATCCACCAAACCCAATATCAATGTCACTTAATTGATCttcatattcatcatcatcttcatctctatctccTTCTCCATATctataattcaaaaaaaaataaattaattagactAGAAgtgaaacaataaaaatatagTTATAGTTTTTCTTGTTCTCATCTATCAGTAGATTTATAAGTCCAAAAAACCTATAccataaatattttcaaatttgtcACTTGCTTGTATCTATCAGTAGATTAACAGGTATAATATATAATCATTTTACATCTTAATTAACCTAAGCTATTATCACATGTAAAATATTCACATAATGttatcataaatttttttaagaaacataaataaattatataggtTTAAAAGAACTTACCTCCAATCAGTTGAAACCAAGCTTTCAACATAATCAACTGCCGTGAACCAGTCTATTTTATTGGAAATTCTAGTTCTCTTTACAGTATTATCTAGTTGATTATAGATAATTACTGCGTTAATTGAATCATGTGCCAATATCAATGTATTTCCATCTTTCGAAATATACAACGGCAATAATGGAATCTCGCATTTCATGTATTCGACATAAAAAAAGTCAACTTCAATGGGAGGGTTATTCAACTGAAGATTAAAATATTCAATTCTGAATAATTGAGTCCAAGACTCTTGGACTCCAAGCTCCTTCATTTGCCATACAACAAATTCAGTTTTGTTAAAATCATGTGAAAAACAAAGGCAGTCCATCATAACACGGAGAGATGGCTCAAAGCACGGTACCTCAATAAAATCGTTAGGCAGCAAAAATGTTTTGTATGTTTCTGTCGAAAGATCAAGCGAAACAATCACCAACTGTTTAACATCTGGAATTAAAGCTCTAAATCTTTCTCCATCGCACAAGGATATGTAGGCACCGTGAATAGATAACCAATTAATAGTCCCACTCAAATGCACACCCTTATTCCAAATTAGAGGAACCGACGAAAAACTTTGAATATCTCTCCAACAATTGTCACCTAAATTGAAAACTCTCACCTTGCTTATCCAAGTATCGTCATTGCTCTCACCGTCTTCATTTTGTTGGGTATGAAGTGCCACTATCTTATATATTCCTGTTAAATAATCACAACCAAAACTGAACTTGATAGGGCCAAATAAAGGCTCATAGTCacaaaaaaattctaatttttcaGATATTGTTCTTGTTGCTGGGTTCCATAAGCAGAACTTGTACTTCGTTTTTTCATTTGTTATAGAATTGAAAAGTACACATAACAATCCATTGCAGGAACCAACAACCTCACGAATTCCCCATTTAAGACTCAAGCAAGTTTCACCGACAACAGTCATCGAATGGTTTTCAATCAATCGATGAACAAGTACTGATACCACACAAGTCAAAGGGTATTCTGGAATTGATAGTATAAAATGTGgattttgagatgatatcttaAGGTGCATTTTGCAAAAAAATGATTCGGAGATGAAAGTGTTCCATGATTTGCTAACGCACCTGAATCGTTGGATAGATTTCACACTAAGGAGCGAGAGGACTTTTGTGATGAGCTCAAGAGGAACAAACAACGCATGCAAAGATATTCTGGATTGAAGCTTCTTCTTAATATGAGGAATATCCATTGGGGCAATTGCATTAAAGTTGAAGTTATGAAACAATATTTCCAAAGGAGCTAGAAGAAgattgaaaaatgaaaagaaaacagGAGAAAAagtattaactaaaataaatgaaaaaaatcatattttattaaataaagtaaaataaaaaaaaaatttatttttacgattttaactattttgtatattttcctttaacatataaattaatgacaagaaaaataattattaggtaagtcaaaaaccacaaacatAGTAATTAATAACtaacatcaattatatatatatatatatgaggagggatcaaattacacccgaagagttacaccacgagttacactcgttcaataactacatctcaaaataatattttttaaattcaaccgttggattgaaacataatatcatatagatcattcctataaagtttgaggttaatctataatgatttactatgtcattgaataacatcaaaattaacgttatatgaaagctcattttgacgttaatctttggatatcttgatgatataataaatcattatagattaagctcaaactttataggtatgatctatatgatattatgtttcaatccaacggttgaatttaaaaaatattattttgagatgtagttattgaacgagtgtaactcgtggtgtaactcttcgggtgtaatttgatccctcttctatatatatatatatatatatatatatatatatatatatatatatatatatatatatatatatatatatatatatatatatatatatatatatataaaattcgtTATTAGCTTactatatatattgttttaacttttttatataacaaagaaaataattttaatgtttgGAAAAATTATATGCATGGTAATTTCATAACATTTGTTAGGAAAAATTACATGCATAGTAATTTCATAACATTTGTTAGGAAAAATTATATGCATAGTAATTTCATAACATTTGTTAGGAAAAATTTTAATGTTTAATAAGAACATTTATGGTTATCAAGGGATTACTATCACTATATAAACTTGAGAAAAAACCGACCATCAAAAACCCAAAAGAACccttctaataattttttttattttaagaaatgCGTCAAttttttaggataattttataattgtataaccattgaaatatacatattaaaatattaattgagTCATATCCAAACTACTTTTTAATCTTATTTATTGTCACAGatgttaactttttatttttggcatgtcattttattttcattttttttaaataagtcaCTTTTACTTTTAATAAATCACTAAAAATGGTTATACTACTCCATTTTTTTTTCACTATATATTTAGAACTTTtggtttaatattttaaaattaaaatttttatgtaTTATTTGACTTTAATGAATATAAATACGTAAAGAAAAATTTTGTAATTAAATAATTACTTAAATTATTTCAAGACaaaagaataattatttaaaattagaattttttaaatatctataagaacataaataaatagaacattaaaaaatttatattttatttttattcaaattatttttttctaaaaacaaaccaTATAAAAGGTCATTGAAATGTGCAATTCAGCCGTAAAGCAAATTTGTATCATTATTCAGTGTTAGTTaaccaaatttaaattttttatatcttctaaataaaaatgaaatatttataaCATACTAACTTTTTTCTTAGCAAGAGAGAACCATATATTCAAATAAGAAAAAGGAGACAAAAGATAACGAGGAAGTcccaaaaattcacttaaaaattaaaaaaaaattaatgaggaAGTCTCAACTTGAATATACTCTGTGCGCAACTACGAAATCAGAGAGGACCATTATGAGCGGTAAAACTCTCCCTCAAAAGAATTTAACACCACCACATGCCCATGGCGGAGTTCAAACCAAAAATCTTTGGTTAAAGTGAAAGATATCCCTTCCTATCTCATCCAAGTTCTCTTGAGTATTATTGGGATAGGTtagatttattaaaataaaattaaataattaattattataaaaataataagacaAATATTTATacctaataattattaaaataaatacagAAATTCACCAAAgtaatatagagatgaaggagaaaaagagaagagagaaagtaatattattttatattttttaagtatcatttacaTTGCAATGTGGATCTTATTTATAGGGCATTGGGAAGATAGAAAATCATAACGGTTAATAGGGAATAGGAAATGTATAGACTACTAAGTAAGATGGACATCCACatttatatttattcataacactccttTTGGTTGTTCATATAGGATATGCCTTGTTAAAACCTTACTACAAAAAATCCAATGGAAAAAATTTAGTGAAGGAAT is part of the Vicia villosa cultivar HV-30 ecotype Madison, WI unplaced genomic scaffold, Vvil1.0 ctg.000045F_1_1_3, whole genome shotgun sequence genome and harbors:
- the LOC131622960 gene encoding F-box/kelch-repeat protein At3g23880-like, coding for MDIPHIKKKLQSRISLHALFVPLELITKVLSLLSVKSIQRFRCVSKSWNTFISESFFCKMHLKISSQNPHFILSIPEYPLTCVVSVLVHRLIENHSMTVVGETCLSLKWGIREVVGSCNGLLCVLFNSITNEKTKYKFCLWNPATRTISEKLEFFCDYEPLFGPIKFSFGCDYLTGIYKIVALHTQQNEDGESNDDTWISKVRVFNLGDNCWRDIQSFSSVPLIWNKGVHLSGTINWLSIHGAYISLCDGERFRALIPDVKQLVIVSLDLSTETYKTFLLPNDFIEVPCFEPSLRVMMDCLCFSHDFNKTEFVVWQMKELGVQESWTQLFRIEYFNLQLNNPPIEVDFFYVEYMKCEIPLLPLYISKDGNTLILAHDSINAVIIYNQLDNTVKRTRISNKIDWFTAVDYVESLVSTDWRYGEGDRDEDDDEYEDQLSDIDIGFGGWTGAY